Proteins from one Anaerobranca californiensis DSM 14826 genomic window:
- the rnc gene encoding ribonuclease III: MKELQRLLKKYNVYIKNMDTFVKAFTHTSYAFENNLGLKGHNERLEFLGDAVLELIISKYLFNFTTEITEGEMTRLRAQIVCEQSLVKAAKRLNFGSYIYLGKGEEKTGGRNKASILADVFEAFVGALYLEVGFEKCYDIVVDILNQEINEAFIKGETDYKTQLQEYIQKNGVNKLTYKVIKETGPDHDKEFTTSVYLNGKLMGTGIGKSKKAAEQSAAQKALENFFSGDKLR; encoded by the coding sequence ATGAAAGAATTACAAAGGTTACTGAAAAAATACAATGTTTACATAAAGAATATGGATACATTTGTTAAAGCATTTACCCATACTTCCTATGCCTTTGAAAATAATTTAGGGTTAAAGGGACATAATGAACGTCTTGAATTTTTAGGGGATGCTGTGTTAGAGTTAATAATTAGCAAATATCTATTCAATTTTACTACAGAAATTACTGAAGGGGAGATGACTAGACTTAGAGCTCAAATTGTTTGTGAACAATCCCTTGTCAAGGCTGCTAAACGCTTAAATTTTGGAAGCTATATATATTTAGGTAAAGGAGAAGAGAAAACTGGAGGTCGTAATAAAGCTTCTATTTTAGCCGATGTTTTTGAAGCATTTGTTGGAGCATTGTATTTAGAAGTTGGTTTTGAAAAATGTTACGACATTGTTGTGGATATACTAAATCAAGAAATTAATGAAGCTTTTATTAAAGGGGAAACAGACTATAAAACACAACTACAAGAGTATATCCAGAAAAATGGCGTAAATAAATTAACTTATAAAGTTATAAAAGAAACAGGTCCAGATCATGATAAAGAATTTACTACTTCTGTATATTTAAATGGTAAGTTAATGGGCACTGGTATTGGAAAAAGTAAAAAAGCGGCGGAACAAAGTGCTGCCCAAAAAGCATTAGAAAATTTTTTTAGCGGAGATAAACTCCGCTAA